A region from the Xylanivirga thermophila genome encodes:
- the xylB gene encoding xylulokinase — protein sequence MGYLLGIDIGTSATKTILFDTETKKIKASASSEYPLYQPYIGWAEQDPDDWWRATVSSIQEVLKKGLIHPQDVLGIGLSGQMHGMVLLDKDGNVLRPAIIWCDQRTEEECKDITSIIGREKLISITANPALTNFTATKILWVKRHQPEIFERIHKVLLPKDFIRFKLTGEFASEVSDASGTQLLDVPNRTWSRYVLDKLDIPFDWMPKVYESHEVSGCVTEKVANLTGLNVGTPVVGGAGDQAAGAVGNGIVESGMVSSTIGTSGVVFAYTDKVSIDPKGRVHTFCHAMPDTWHVMGVTQGAGLSLQWFRNNFGSLEKELATFLKKDPYELMTEEAQKADAGCNGLIYLPYLMGERTPHLDPSAKGVFFGISAKHTRNDMIRSIMEGVAYSLRDCLEIIQDMGTEVDIIRASGGGARSSLWRQIQSDIFNRPLSTIDIGEGPALGVALLAGVGTGVYKDVPEACKAAINTKDTIYPIEYNTPIYDRYYEVYRSLYFALKDNYRAIADIEKDLKK from the coding sequence ATGGGCTATCTATTAGGAATTGATATTGGCACATCAGCTACAAAGACCATATTATTTGATACGGAAACTAAAAAGATAAAGGCATCAGCAAGTAGCGAATATCCGCTATATCAGCCATATATAGGATGGGCTGAGCAAGATCCGGATGATTGGTGGAGGGCTACAGTATCTAGCATACAGGAAGTGCTAAAAAAAGGTCTAATACATCCTCAGGATGTACTGGGAATAGGTTTGTCAGGCCAAATGCATGGCATGGTACTTTTAGATAAGGATGGTAATGTCTTAAGGCCGGCTATCATATGGTGTGACCAAAGGACTGAGGAAGAATGCAAGGATATTACATCCATAATAGGCAGGGAAAAACTCATAAGTATTACTGCAAATCCTGCCCTTACCAATTTTACTGCTACAAAGATATTATGGGTAAAGAGGCATCAGCCTGAAATTTTTGAAAGGATACATAAGGTGCTTTTACCTAAGGATTTCATAAGGTTTAAGCTTACAGGAGAGTTTGCAAGTGAGGTATCCGATGCGAGTGGCACACAGTTGTTAGATGTACCGAATAGGACATGGAGCAGATATGTACTTGATAAGCTTGATATACCATTTGACTGGATGCCGAAGGTATATGAATCCCATGAGGTAAGTGGATGTGTTACAGAAAAGGTTGCAAATCTTACAGGATTAAATGTTGGTACACCGGTAGTAGGAGGGGCCGGGGATCAGGCGGCGGGAGCTGTAGGTAACGGCATAGTAGAGAGTGGCATGGTATCGTCTACTATTGGTACTTCCGGAGTGGTTTTTGCCTATACTGACAAGGTTTCAATAGATCCTAAGGGACGTGTGCATACCTTTTGTCATGCCATGCCAGATACATGGCATGTAATGGGGGTTACCCAAGGGGCAGGTCTATCCCTGCAATGGTTTAGAAACAACTTTGGGTCACTAGAAAAGGAACTTGCTACCTTCCTTAAAAAAGATCCCTATGAACTCATGACAGAAGAGGCGCAAAAGGCGGATGCAGGTTGTAATGGCCTTATATACCTCCCATATTTGATGGGTGAGCGTACACCACATCTTGACCCTTCAGCAAAGGGAGTATTCTTTGGCATATCGGCAAAGCATACTAGAAACGATATGATACGTTCCATAATGGAAGGTGTGGCATATAGCCTTAGGGACTGTTTGGAGATCATACAGGATATGGGTACTGAGGTAGATATAATACGGGCATCTGGCGGTGGTGCAAGGAGCAGCCTGTGGAGGCAGATACAGTCAGATATATTTAATAGACCCCTAAGTACTATAGATATAGGAGAAGGTCCTGCCCTAGGGGTGGCCCTGTTGGCGGGAGTAGGTACAGGCGTGTATAAGGATGTGCCTGAGGCATGTAAGGCAGCAATAAATACAAAGGATACAATATATCCAATAGAATATAATACCCCCATATATGATAGGTATTATGAAGTCTATAGGTCTCTGTATTTTGCACTAAAGGACAATTACAGGGCTATAGCAGATATAGAAAAGGATTTAAAAAAATAG
- the xylA gene encoding xylose isomerase, with protein sequence MSEYFKGISKIEYEGPNSDNPLAFKYYNPDEMVGNKTMREHLKFSVAYWHTFVAEGVDPFGSGTMIRPWNDIKDPMGKAKARMEAAFEFFQKLGVDYFCFHDRDIAPEGETLEETNKNLDEIAQFAKGFMKDTDIKLLWGTANMFNNPRFVHGAATSCNADVFAYAAAQVKKALEVTNDLGGSGYTFWGGREGYETLLNTDMKLELDNFARFLHMAVDYAKEIGFEGQFYIEPKPKEPTKHQYDFDAANVLAFLKTYDLDEHFKLNIETNHATLAGHTMEHELRYARINNMLGSVDANQGDLHLGWDTDQFPTDIYMTTLAMYEILKSGGFTTGGLNFDAKVRRPSFEPADLFYAHIAGMDAFAKGLKIAYNMIEDGKFDKFIEDRYGSYREGIGADIVSGKVGFKELEKYALNNNSITNTSGRQEVLEALLNQYIVK encoded by the coding sequence ATGAGTGAATATTTTAAGGGAATTTCCAAGATAGAATATGAAGGACCAAATTCTGATAATCCACTTGCTTTTAAGTATTACAATCCCGATGAAATGGTAGGGAATAAGACCATGAGAGAACATCTGAAGTTTTCTGTGGCATATTGGCACACCTTTGTTGCAGAAGGTGTAGATCCTTTTGGCTCAGGTACTATGATAAGACCATGGAATGATATAAAGGATCCCATGGGCAAGGCAAAGGCTAGGATGGAGGCTGCTTTTGAGTTTTTTCAAAAACTTGGGGTAGATTACTTCTGCTTCCATGATAGGGATATTGCCCCTGAGGGAGAGACATTGGAGGAGACAAATAAAAATCTTGACGAGATAGCACAATTCGCCAAGGGCTTTATGAAGGATACCGATATTAAGCTGCTTTGGGGTACTGCAAATATGTTCAATAACCCAAGGTTTGTTCATGGTGCGGCTACATCCTGCAATGCCGATGTATTTGCCTATGCTGCCGCTCAGGTAAAGAAGGCACTTGAGGTAACCAATGATCTAGGCGGGAGCGGATATACATTTTGGGGTGGTCGTGAAGGATATGAGACCCTCTTAAACACCGATATGAAGTTGGAACTTGATAATTTTGCAAGATTTTTGCATATGGCAGTAGATTATGCAAAGGAGATAGGCTTTGAAGGTCAGTTTTATATAGAGCCAAAGCCAAAAGAGCCTACAAAACATCAATATGATTTTGATGCAGCTAATGTATTGGCATTTTTAAAAACCTATGATCTTGATGAGCATTTTAAATTGAATATAGAAACAAACCATGCTACTTTGGCAGGTCATACAATGGAGCATGAACTAAGATATGCCAGAATAAACAATATGCTAGGCAGTGTAGACGCCAACCAAGGGGACCTACATCTCGGCTGGGATACGGATCAATTCCCCACTGATATATATATGACCACCTTGGCTATGTATGAAATACTAAAATCCGGTGGCTTTACCACAGGTGGTCTTAACTTTGATGCAAAGGTTAGAAGACCGTCATTTGAGCCAGCTGACCTATTCTATGCGCATATAGCAGGCATGGATGCATTTGCAAAGGGGCTAAAGATTGCATATAACATGATTGAAGACGGTAAATTCGATAAGTTTATAGAGGATAGGTATGGTAGCTATAGGGAAGGTATAGGGGCAGATATAGTATCTGGCAAGGTAGGGTTTAAAGAGCTTGAAAAGTATGCCCTGAATAATAATAGTATAACCAATACATCTGGTAGACAGGAAGTTTTAGAGGCTCTATTGAATCAATATATTGTAAAATAA